The following is a genomic window from Elaeis guineensis isolate ETL-2024a chromosome 10, EG11, whole genome shotgun sequence.
ATAGTTTTTCAGCAAGCAGCAACATAAATCAAAATTCAGCTTCAAAACAGAATTTTGAAAATGTCTTAGCATCACTCTTCCCAGTTAATTTTAGGTActgaaagaacaaaaaaaatggaGCTACATCATAAAACTAGAGCATCGCATCGATCAGCATTACACAACAATAACCTAAATGTTTGAATAATCTGATTGAGGAAAAAGCAACCAGGATAAAAATGTGATGATGTAAGATTATCAAACATCAGCTGCCGTTCGTAATTTGATCGAAAAGAAAGGCTCTAGAAGTGTGAAAATATATCAATTAACCAAAGGGGCTGCATGAGAGATGATAAACAAGTTGTAGGATTGTAAAGAAAGCAGATCAACAAGGGAACAGTATCATTTTAATACAGACAAGTATTTAGTCCTATGTCCTACAtatatttaatctacaaatgaccACTAGACTATCGAGACCTTGATCAAAgttatttaataaaagaatatgGTCAGAGGCCCACAGTCCGCAGCAAGCACAGCACATCTCTTCAATTGCAAATGACCAAGgtccaaaaagaaaaaagcttGCTTGTTGGTTATCAATGTTGAAAAGGAAATATTCCGCACTGTCTACAGTGTGTATGCTTGCACAAACACAAACACATGCACACACCTAGATGCACGTGCCTATGTATGTCTGAatgcatatatgcatgcatgttgtGTGTATAAGTAAACTGGAAATTGAATTATGCAAATTCATGTTATAGAGATGGCTCAAAAACATAATCATGGAAATTCTTGTAGAGGTTCTGGCCCacaaagaaattgagacaaggCTAGCTTATATATTCTTGCGGACAGAGAACAAGAGTATTTTTAAGTGTGTCCACATGCTTCCAGCGGATGTGTTTTAACTTTATTTTTGACCATTTTATGCCACTGTGATGTTGAGATCTGATGACACAAACTGAAAATTGGAATGCACTAAAAGCACCAAAAGATGCATATTCCAGTAGCAAAGGATGGTACGTGTGTTCATAGTATGTGTTGCCTCTGATCAGAAACTGAAAATGCAGCAGAAGTGCAAGACTGCCATAAATAAAGCAAATTTGGTGTGCAATGGCAGTTATCAGCAAAGTGACACAGAAGTCAAGCAAATAGTTAGCAGAGTGCAGGGGTAATTTCTGGAGCTTGAGAAAAGGAAGGTGCAAGAACCTATGTTTCTTCTGCATTGGGGAAATATACCAAGAGAGCTTGAAATCCTTTTATCAAGCGGGTCCATCAGCTGCATAAGAAGTTGGATGTACAGTTTCGGGCTGGTGATGGACTTCTTGTTGTGTCTCTTTATTTATGCAATTGGAAATCTCTTGAACTATCTTGACCATACATGGGTAGGCGAGTTCAGAAAAACCCATTTACAATCTTTTTACAGCAATATTCTGGAAAGGCATTATGTCATAGGCAGATAACAAAGGGAGCACCTAAAACCTAGATATCAACAAAATTCTTTCTTATAAAAAAGAGGAAATTACTAAAGAAAAAGAATTTAAGAAAAGTATACACCTATAATGTTTTAATAAGGAAATGTAGGAATATCTAATATAAGCAGTCATCAACTTGTAGCTATAAATTAGGTCTTTATAAATTAGGTCTTTATAACTCAAATCTATAAATGTTCCTATTCTCCTCTTATTTTCTCATCCTTTTGGTCCAATTCCTCTCTTCCATCTTCATCTCTTCTGCCAAAGTTCTTTTGTATTGTTCCGTAAAAGAGGTTGCAACTGCAGTTCTTGTTGCTTATGATTTTCACTCTTGCCATAAAAGTAAGAAGCGAAGGAGAAGAATGAAAATTAGGAGAACGGGATGTAACCCCCTTCCCCTTCCTTCAAGCACCGGCTTTAGGAGATTCAAGCAGACGTTAGGTGAAAAGCACTTAGAGAGCAAGTGGGGGACGGAGTGTTGATTTTCTTTGTGATTTTACTTGTCTATACAAGATCATGGTGGGTCATGTTTTAAAAACCCAACAGGACCAGCTGGTTGAACCACTTGAACCATCAACTGGCCAAGTCTATGGTCCAGATAGAGCCATCTAAGCATTCTATTTATAAAAccggaatattttgttaaaaccaTGCATATAACTGGTTGAACCAACAATCCATTTGAATCATTTCAGGTTCAGATGAACCACGCGTTTTTCAATTTACACTAACATGGGTCCATAAGATCAGGAGTTTTGGGTTTAAGGCATACGCTTCTTGCTTGATAACTCCAGCGAGTGGAGGCAACCTCTTGGAAGCCCCTCCTCTCTGTGTCCATCCTCACAGCCTCAACCTTGATCTTCAGCAAGGACAATGGACTGTTGGCTATGCAGCACCCAACCTTTCATCTCCTACCCACACGCTCCATGGTCTACCCTAGAAAAATACAACCAGCCTttgttttttcagaaaaaaaaaaaaggaacaagatGAGAGCTTAGAACACTCCCTATTGGTTGGTTGAGATCAGAGCAGGGTTGCTTTATTTTCAtgtgtataaaaatattatacatatactaAATTCATtgataatatgatatcatattttattaataaaattataaattttgattctttgttaaatttttaaatgatgaataTTTGAATAATAGATGCAATATGTATTGTTGCAGCATTATGTAATTTTATCATATAGCATTATATATGTAtagttataaaatatttatatattatagttcataaatttattatatgataATGATGTCACCAGCTAATTCTGTTGATCCAGTGGTTGAACCAGTGGCCCATGACCCTATCATCTTTCCGGTCCAATGAACAGTCTGATTTTTAAAGCATTGGACTCTTAAGTGGGATTTGTGTTCTCAAATGGCTAATACCTAACCGTTAAAATCCTAAGCCTAAAAAAAATAACTACATGACTAGAACCAATATGCAAAGCTTGCTTGTCTTCCCAACTCCTGGTCAATTATCTGCCAGCTtgtcaatcaattataagaaaaattattaCAAGAATATGTCCTTGCTAACCAATAGCTCTTCAATATTAGCTAGCTCTGTTAGCTAGTCTGTGTGGTGCATTGCCACCTCTAGACTCTAGTCTAGGAATTATGTTATATTTTACTAAAATAGGTCTATTAATGGTAAAAAGATTATTGCCTTGGCTATATCACTAACAATATACTATAACATGTACCTAAATAACCTAAAAAATAGAAGTCCAAATAACTAAATTTATATGAAAATAGAGCATAGACTCCATTAATTGCCCTTTCCTTTTTTATTCAAACAAATAGAATATGATGAGCATGTAGGTAGACAGCTGACATCAGGAAGTATGGCATGGAAGATGGAGGCTCAAAAGAAGCCAATGGCGAGTTTGGCGGGCACATAGCAAACAGTCACAGGTATCAACCAAGATACGTTCCAAACCAAGGCTGGCAGCTGGCATCAACAGCAGATAAAAATATTAAGGAAAGTAAGATGAGGAATGGAGAAAAAAACTTGTGAAAATCCTCAAAAAAGATGCAGATATTAAAGATAGACACAATAATGCATTTGTAAATGTTGTCATGAATGTGTTCCATGGAAAGGCAACTACTGGCATCATAAAGTAAAAAAATGAACTTGACTGAGAGCACAAAGATGAGCACTATTTTAACATAAGTTTGGAACGTGAAAACTTGTAACTCAATACATGCAATAAATGCACAATAGGGAAAAACCGATAAAATCATATCCCTTTTTTTCCTCTGCTGTTCAtggaatacaagaaataccactttaAACTTTAGAGACAACAAAGTACTAAATATAAGAAGCCATATCCTTCTTTATGAAGAATCTTGATTGTCTGAAAACAGAAGAAAATAAGTTCGACAAGCAAAACTCACCAAACACAGTCaacaaatctttaaaaaaaaaaatgcaaattcCCACGCATTCTATCATACAAGGGATGTTTGTCCCTTTAAATTAGAGAACAAATTAAAAGCGCAGGGATGTCAGTCTATCAGAAGAAAACAACTGTAACCCCATACCATCAAACTGCTAGCAGCACAGATGATCCTGTTAACATAAACAGGTGCGCTTGTCAAAGCTAGGCATGAGCTTGGATCGTACTCAAGAAAATTCAGGACTGACTCAAACAGCTTGCATAACATgcctttttaactacatcatcAGGAAGTATTTATTTAATCATCTAATTTTAACGGAAGGAGGCAGTCTAAGAGTCCAGATTAAGGCCATGCAAGATCGATTCCTGATGGTTGGAATCCGTCCAACTTTCACCTTTCTAATTTAGGCGAGATATACtatatcagagatcatatcatagAAATTCATCACAAAGCAACATAGAACCCTCAATTTGTTTGTATTTTCCTTGGTCCTCAACCCCTAATTTGTTGTCCAAACAAACCAATCATTCGCCACGAGACAGATCGCTGGCCATAATAAATTCATAGGTATCAACGGCATCAGAGAGAAGAGATAACGGAAATCATAAGCAATGtaaaaagaaattacaaaaatAAGTAAAAGCCCAAAAAGCGATCCAAGTGATGGATCTCACAACCCAACCCCCCGCCCCCAGATCTATCGATCTCGCGAAGCATAGACCTCCCCAGGACTTCGAAACCCTAGCTTACTGGCGTTTGGAGTAAGAAGTTTACTTGGAGAGCGGAGGAGACCTTACGACCAGAGAGAGAGAACGGAGAAGTACCCTTGAGCCTAGATTGATGGCGTCCGTCCCCGCACCACTCGTCCGCCCTCTCCGTTGTTTTATAGCGGCCACCCCAGCGTTTTTGGACCGTGTCCGAGACTGGTCTAGATGAACAGTATCGTGACCGTCGGTTTTGCGACGTTTCAAAGTCAGGTTGGTCATTGGGGGATTTACCACATACCAATTTAAGTGAATTGAAGTTTAATAACTCAATTTTGGCGGGGGACGCTAAAGCCAGGATGTGGGGGTGCGAGCCTAATCATGCTGCCCTAAGGTCCCCATAACACATTTATCTAAAATATGTAGACTTACGGTGAGTATCGAGATTAAGATAGTTTAGATTTGAAGAGTGACTGTTCATCTCAAGATGAGATCTTTTATCTGAAAGATTGCTTGAAATTGGCTTCCAACATGTATGCTTCTCAGGGACAGAGAGATGAAGATTTCGGCTTTTTGCCCAATTTGCGGATTGAAGGACAAGACAACAGAGTATGTTTTCCTACACTACCTGTGGGCATGTTTCATTTGGAGGAGGGGATGGTCAGCAGTGGGAGGAGAGCAGCAACCTTTGGCTAGATCCCTTTTTGGATGCGATCCATTGAAACACTGTTGAAAGACCGACCTATACCTGGGGTGTCAGATGGCATATATTGCCTATACCAGAAACAGTCTAACCTTCGAAGCTGAGGTGGTTCCTACTCATTGGGTGCTAGAGAGAACCTTTTGCTTGGCTACTGAGTATAGCCGTTTTGATCCTACTCCCAATCCTTAATGCCTCTGAATCTTGGGGCTCCTATGCTTCTCTTACAATGTCCCAATGGATTCTATTCATTTCTTGGAAGCCCCCTTCTTCGAGGTATTTCAAAGTAACTTCGATGGTAGTGTTGGCGAGGACAAGGGTGATGCTGGATATGTCATCTAGGATCCAGATGCTAGGTTACTGGCGACGAGGTCCTCATGTATCTTTGAGCCTTCCATTTCGAAAGCTGAGCTTCGTATTGCTTGAGCGAACATCATCTGTGCAAAGCAAGAGCTTCAAGCGGAAAGGATCCTTATTGGGAGAGATTCTTCCATTGTCATTAGCTGGATCCAATGCAACATGGAGCAGTTGGAGGCCCATCCGCTCCCTCAAAACATATGGATTTTCCTATGTGACTTCGTTGCTGTGTCTATTCAGTATGTTTTTCGAAAGATAAACAATGCCATCGATTGGATCACTTCCTACGTGATGGAGCGCACTAGTAACTGGATCTGGTGACAAAGTCAGACATGCCCGCATGCCTTGCAaggtattttattttttaattttctaagaGGTACTCATATTTGAGTAGTGTGAGCGTCCGTttgtactaaaaaaaaaatccccTCTTCCTCGAGAGAAGTTATTGGTTGGAGCTAGttcaagagcattcaaaccaGCGATAATTTACTATGCAGGGTGTATTATTAAGGAGGAAAAGGTATTAAATATATGATAACAGAAAAGTTATTAATTATTTGTGGTCTACTTTGAACCAAATCCAATCAATAAATTTTCCTTCCTCAAGGAGAGATAATAAAAGCTAGCACTCCCTCATTATTGTGTAgagtaattctttatgcaccacgtATGGTACAATAAGAGCGCACCGTCTAACAATATTGGAGCACATAGCGTACTTAGATGGGACAGATATTTAATGtcatttgacttttttttttcaattttaagtGATGATAATACATTTCTCTTCATAGAACAAAGAAAGAACAATATTATTACTTTATGATATCTTGTATGActctctatgaatatatatgacatcctacatAATATATATGTCTTTCTATATCTTTATGAaattctgaacaatatatatgatatcctaaataataCATATAGCTTCCTAATGTATTATATggctttttataaatatatatgacattctaaataatatatatgacttccaaatactttatatgactttttatgaatatatatgatatcgtaaataatatatataactttctaatatcttatatgattttttgtgaatatatttgataatattaataatatatatataattttttgatgctTTACATGACCAACAGAAAATTATATAAGgcatcagaaagtcatatatattattcaggatgtcatatatattcacaaaaaattatatattatttaggatgtcatatatattgataaaatatcatataaagtATTAAAAAGCTATATTTattgttcaagatgtcatatatatttacagaaagtcatatatattatttaggatatcatagatattcatagaaagtcatataagatattaagaatccatatatattgtttaggatata
Proteins encoded in this region:
- the LOC105052182 gene encoding uncharacterized protein isoform X1, producing MTNLTLKRRKTDGHDTVHLDQSRTRSKNAGVAAIKQRRGRTSGAGTDAINLGSRVLLRSLSLVVRSPPLSKMTEPPFVSRERLQKHQQYFQRVPKHTYLKGRYDVITSVAIPLALAASSIFLIGRGVYNMSLGIGKKE